The following coding sequences are from one Rhodocyclaceae bacterium window:
- a CDS encoding YaeQ family protein, which produces MALKSTVFKAELQVSDLDRHHYETHALTLARHPSETDERMMMRVLAFALNADAALSFAGDVSAQDEPSLWIRDLTGSIRLWIEVGLPDPKLLRKAAGRSEAVTVYAYGRGADLWWASASQHCAQVDRLTVWHIPQVTSLRLAALARRSMQLQCLVQEGDITFSDASDSVGVERILLKAPTARMGR; this is translated from the coding sequence ATGGCCCTGAAGTCCACGGTGTTCAAGGCGGAGCTGCAGGTGAGCGACCTCGACCGCCACCATTACGAGACTCATGCGCTGACGCTTGCCCGCCATCCGTCCGAGACCGACGAGCGCATGATGATGCGCGTGCTGGCGTTCGCACTCAATGCCGACGCAGCGCTTTCGTTCGCCGGCGACGTGAGCGCCCAGGACGAACCTTCGCTCTGGATCAGGGACCTCACCGGCTCGATCCGGCTGTGGATCGAGGTCGGGCTGCCCGACCCGAAGCTGCTGCGCAAGGCGGCGGGACGCAGCGAGGCGGTGACCGTGTATGCCTACGGGCGCGGCGCCGATCTCTGGTGGGCGAGTGCGTCACAGCACTGCGCGCAAGTCGATCGGCTGACCGTCTGGCACATCCCTCAGGTGACCAGCCTGCGCCTTGCGGCGCTGGCCAGGCGCTCGATGCAGTTGCAATGCCTGGTCCAGGAAGGCGACATCACATTCTCGGATGCATCGGATTCGGTCGGCGTCGAACGCATCCTGCTCAAGGCTCCGACGGCACGGATGGGCCGCTAG
- a CDS encoding oxaloacetate decarboxylase — protein sequence MSQATKLREMLARPGMIVAPGIYDGMSARLGRMAGFEALYATGGGIARSTGVPDINLIDPGHIVQRLSEICDAVDCPVIGDADTGYGNALNAYRVIRQFARIGLAGVHLEDQTFPKRCGHLNDKSIVKAKDFVPVLKAAKDADPDIVIIARTDAIAVEGFDAAVERMKLYDEAGADVLFIEAPTTLEQIEQIPTLFSKPLLINMFFGGKTPLVSAPDLERMGYKIEIIPSDAQRAAIRAMQRVFAVLKTHGEASAMADDMASFDEREQIVATKAWFARGAGYEGK from the coding sequence ATGAGTCAGGCAACCAAGCTGCGCGAGATGCTCGCGCGTCCCGGCATGATCGTGGCACCGGGCATCTATGACGGCATGTCGGCACGGCTGGGCCGCATGGCCGGCTTCGAGGCGCTGTATGCCACCGGCGGCGGCATCGCCCGGTCGACGGGCGTGCCCGACATCAACCTGATCGACCCGGGGCACATCGTGCAGCGGCTGTCCGAGATCTGCGACGCGGTCGACTGCCCGGTGATCGGCGACGCCGACACCGGCTATGGCAACGCGCTGAACGCCTATCGGGTAATCCGCCAGTTCGCACGCATCGGCCTGGCTGGCGTACACCTGGAAGACCAGACCTTCCCGAAACGCTGCGGGCACCTGAACGACAAGTCGATCGTCAAGGCGAAGGACTTCGTGCCGGTGCTCAAGGCGGCGAAGGATGCCGACCCGGACATCGTGATCATCGCCCGCACCGATGCGATCGCGGTCGAGGGCTTCGATGCTGCAGTCGAGCGGATGAAGCTCTACGACGAGGCCGGCGCCGACGTCCTGTTCATCGAGGCACCCACCACGCTCGAGCAGATCGAGCAGATCCCGACGCTGTTCTCCAAGCCGCTGCTGATCAACATGTTCTTCGGCGGCAAGACGCCGCTGGTGTCGGCGCCCGACCTGGAACGCATGGGCTACAAGATCGAGATCATCCCGTCAGATGCGCAGCGTGCGGCGATCCGTGCCATGCAGCGCGTCTTCGCGGTGCTCAAGACGCATGGCGAGGCATCGGCGATGGCCGATGACATGGCCTCGTTCGATGAACGCGAGCAGATCGTCGCGACCAAGGCGTGGTTCGCGCGCGGCGCGGGCTATGAGGGCAAGTAG
- a CDS encoding tripartite tricarboxylate transporter substrate binding protein: MFRFQTPCGICTGMLAAAATLALLSAPVAVFAQATGKGPGGYPIRPVRLLVPNVPGGTTDMVARLIAPRLGDEIGQPVVIDNRGGAAGLIARDMALRAPADGYTLLLSNQAIVIAAVLNEKSGGDLAREFNTFAWIGVAPNILVAHPSVPAKTLPELVTLMKSKQLSFGSGGIGSATHMGMELFFHLSGTSGLHVPYKSAGPALTDTVSGHVQFLLASLPSALPYIRSGKLRAYGVGSARRSRVAPDIPTLAEAGVRGYLYETWYGMFALSALPRPMVQWLNAAVNRVLMEPAVIARLSDGGIEPGSETPEASQKFFVEDVARWRRLIRDTGIKAE; the protein is encoded by the coding sequence ATGTTCCGGTTCCAGACGCCGTGTGGCATTTGCACCGGCATGCTCGCGGCAGCTGCCACCCTCGCGCTGCTGTCGGCCCCGGTGGCCGTCTTCGCCCAGGCAACCGGCAAGGGTCCCGGCGGCTACCCGATCCGTCCGGTCCGACTGCTGGTTCCGAACGTACCTGGCGGCACCACGGACATGGTCGCACGGCTGATTGCTCCCCGGCTCGGCGACGAGATCGGCCAGCCGGTGGTGATCGACAACCGGGGCGGAGCGGCCGGCCTGATCGCGCGCGACATGGCGCTGCGCGCGCCGGCCGATGGCTACACGCTTCTGCTCAGCAACCAGGCGATCGTGATCGCGGCGGTACTGAACGAGAAGTCCGGCGGCGACCTCGCGCGCGAATTCAATACGTTCGCATGGATCGGCGTCGCGCCGAACATCCTGGTCGCGCATCCGTCGGTACCGGCGAAGACGTTGCCCGAGCTGGTGACGCTGATGAAGTCGAAGCAGCTGAGCTTCGGCTCTGGCGGCATCGGCAGCGCGACCCACATGGGCATGGAACTGTTCTTCCACCTGTCCGGCACCAGCGGGCTTCACGTGCCCTACAAGAGCGCCGGACCGGCACTGACCGATACCGTGTCCGGCCATGTACAGTTCCTGCTCGCATCGCTGCCCAGCGCGCTGCCCTACATCCGGTCGGGCAAGCTGCGCGCCTATGGCGTCGGCAGCGCACGGCGCTCGCGGGTCGCACCCGACATCCCGACGCTCGCGGAAGCGGGCGTGCGCGGCTATCTCTACGAGACCTGGTACGGCATGTTCGCACTGTCCGCGCTGCCGCGGCCGATGGTGCAGTGGCTGAACGCAGCGGTGAACCGCGTGCTCATGGAACCTGCGGTGATCGCCCGGCTTTCCGACGGCGGCATCGAGCCGGGGAGCGAGACACCCGAGGCATCGCAGAAGTTCTTCGTCGAGGACGTGGCCCGGTGGCGACGGCTGATCCGCGACACCGGCATCAAGGCGGAATAG
- a CDS encoding tripartite tricarboxylate transporter substrate binding protein, whose translation MEQASGSGARIRVGRIRLAAVAAIASLACPAGADAQGWPQRPVRMIVPEGAGSSADTISRVFALRLADLLGQQVVVDNRPGAGGIVGMEIAARAVPDGYTILGTATATQVIAPLLQKKLTFDPFKDVVPVSLLAITQNVLVVHPSVAAKSPKDLIALLKAAPGRLNMASAGAGSQSHLAGVRFQIASGTEAVHVPYKGGGASVTAVVANEAQFTLTPLAATLPFIRSGQLRALATAGPKRTAQLPELPTIAESAMQGFQSTGWVGLMVPRGTPQPIVDRLHALATAVMKQPETQDLLVRAGADPASSTPAEFASLIREEWTRFQAAIAAAKLAIE comes from the coding sequence ATGGAACAGGCATCGGGCAGCGGCGCGCGCATTCGCGTCGGGCGCATTCGGCTGGCCGCCGTCGCGGCGATCGCGTCCCTGGCATGCCCGGCCGGGGCCGACGCACAGGGGTGGCCCCAGCGTCCGGTGCGCATGATCGTGCCGGAGGGTGCGGGCTCGTCGGCAGACACGATCAGCCGCGTATTCGCACTTCGCCTGGCGGATCTCCTGGGCCAGCAGGTGGTGGTGGACAATCGGCCTGGCGCAGGCGGTATCGTCGGCATGGAGATCGCTGCGCGGGCGGTGCCGGACGGCTATACGATCCTCGGTACCGCGACCGCCACGCAGGTCATCGCGCCGCTGCTGCAGAAGAAGCTGACCTTCGATCCGTTCAAGGACGTGGTGCCGGTATCGTTGCTGGCGATCACGCAGAATGTCCTGGTCGTGCATCCGTCGGTCGCAGCGAAGTCTCCGAAGGACCTGATCGCCCTGCTGAAGGCAGCCCCCGGCCGGCTGAACATGGCATCGGCGGGTGCAGGCTCGCAGAGCCATCTGGCAGGCGTACGGTTCCAGATCGCCAGCGGCACCGAAGCAGTCCATGTGCCGTACAAGGGCGGCGGTGCATCCGTGACTGCCGTGGTCGCCAACGAAGCCCAGTTCACGCTGACGCCACTGGCCGCCACGCTGCCCTTCATCCGCTCCGGCCAGCTACGTGCGCTGGCGACAGCCGGACCGAAGCGCACCGCGCAGCTGCCGGAACTTCCGACGATCGCCGAGTCGGCGATGCAAGGCTTCCAGTCGACCGGCTGGGTCGGGCTGATGGTGCCGCGCGGAACGCCCCAGCCGATCGTGGATCGGCTCCATGCCCTGGCTACGGCCGTAATGAAGCAGCCCGAGACCCAGGACTTGCTGGTACGCGCTGGCGCCGATCCCGCAAGCAGCACGCCGGCGGAGTTCGCGAGCCTGATCCGCGAGGAATGGACACGGTTCCAGGCTGCGATCGCCGCCGCGAAGCTCGCGATCGAATAG
- a CDS encoding tripartite tricarboxylate transporter substrate binding protein, translating to MSIDLRMRSALALGIVSAASLCTPCAAQSFPTGPVRFIVPFAAGGTSDILARQIAPKLSEALGQPVLVENRAGANGNVGAEVVARATPDGQTLLLADLGAIAINPSVYKQSYDPVRDLVGVTMVAYSPHLLVVHPSVPVRTVKELIALARSRPGQLNFATSGVGGPPHLAGVAFAQATGSKWAFIPYKGGAAALIDVAGGHADLTFNGMLATFPYVKGGRLRLVAVSGAKRYPTLPDVPTVSESGVPGFETGSWQGILAASASPRAALDRLSTDIARILNVPEMREYLGRQGAEVSTMKPEQLSAWMKTEVAKWAEVVRKGGIKLE from the coding sequence ATGTCGATCGACCTTCGCATGCGCAGCGCGCTGGCACTGGGCATCGTATCCGCGGCAAGTCTCTGCACGCCGTGCGCGGCGCAATCGTTTCCGACCGGGCCGGTGCGCTTCATCGTACCCTTCGCTGCAGGCGGCACCTCCGACATCCTGGCGCGGCAGATCGCGCCCAAGCTGTCCGAGGCGCTCGGCCAGCCGGTGCTGGTCGAGAACCGCGCGGGTGCGAATGGCAACGTCGGCGCGGAAGTCGTCGCGCGCGCCACGCCGGACGGCCAGACGCTGCTGCTGGCAGACCTGGGCGCGATCGCGATCAATCCGTCCGTCTACAAGCAGTCATACGATCCGGTGCGCGACCTCGTCGGCGTCACCATGGTCGCCTATTCACCGCACCTGCTGGTGGTCCATCCGTCGGTGCCGGTGCGCACCGTGAAGGAGCTCATCGCCCTCGCCCGCAGCCGGCCGGGACAGCTCAACTTCGCCACCTCGGGCGTCGGCGGGCCACCACACCTGGCCGGCGTTGCGTTTGCGCAGGCCACCGGCTCGAAATGGGCCTTCATTCCGTACAAGGGCGGCGCGGCCGCGCTGATCGACGTGGCCGGCGGGCACGCCGACCTCACGTTCAACGGCATGCTTGCAACCTTCCCGTACGTGAAGGGCGGGCGGCTGCGGCTGGTCGCGGTGTCCGGCGCAAAGCGCTACCCGACGCTGCCCGACGTGCCCACCGTTTCGGAGTCGGGCGTCCCCGGGTTCGAGACCGGCTCGTGGCAGGGCATCCTGGCCGCCTCGGCGAGCCCGCGCGCCGCACTGGACCGGTTGTCGACGGACATCGCCCGCATCCTGAACGTACCCGAGATGCGCGAGTACCTCGGCCGCCAGGGTGCAGAGGTGTCGACGATGAAGCCCGAGCAACTGTCCGCCTGGATGAAGACCGAGGTCGCGAAGTGGGCCGAGGTCGTGCGCAAGGGCGGCATCAAGCTGGAGTGA
- a CDS encoding tripartite tricarboxylate transporter substrate binding protein, with product MSRALSAAGLAAACTFALGAMPAFAQGKGPGGYPLKPIRFLVPFAPGGTTDLVARLVSQRLSDELGQQLVVDNRGGAGGTIAAEIVARSAGDGYTLKMNHQGMTFNATLYPKLPFDTAKAFAAIGQVGITPNVLVVNTAVPAKTVNEFVALAKKGGNIPFGSGGMGSSAHLAVELFMLQTGVKMLHVPYKGAGPALADTIGGQVQMMIATLPAASGHIRAGKLRALGMSGVKRSPAFPEIPTIAESGVPKYDYDTWYGIFGPASLPRTMVTWLNQTLNRVLVEPDLRKRLADSGLEVETSTPEQMQKTVVEDMARWGKVIREANIRID from the coding sequence ATGTCACGAGCACTGTCCGCCGCAGGCCTGGCCGCCGCCTGCACGTTCGCACTTGGCGCCATGCCGGCGTTCGCGCAGGGCAAGGGCCCGGGTGGCTACCCGCTGAAGCCGATCCGATTCCTCGTTCCGTTCGCCCCCGGAGGCACCACCGACCTCGTTGCCCGGCTGGTGTCGCAGCGCCTGAGCGACGAGCTCGGCCAGCAGCTGGTGGTCGACAACCGCGGTGGTGCCGGCGGCACGATCGCCGCCGAGATCGTCGCGCGCTCCGCTGGCGATGGCTACACGCTGAAGATGAACCACCAGGGCATGACCTTCAACGCAACGCTGTATCCGAAGCTGCCGTTCGACACGGCGAAGGCCTTCGCGGCGATCGGCCAGGTGGGGATCACGCCGAACGTGCTGGTGGTGAACACCGCCGTGCCGGCGAAGACGGTGAACGAGTTCGTGGCGCTCGCGAAGAAGGGCGGCAACATCCCGTTCGGGTCCGGCGGCATGGGCAGCTCCGCCCACCTCGCCGTAGAGTTGTTCATGCTGCAGACCGGCGTGAAGATGCTGCACGTGCCGTACAAGGGCGCCGGCCCGGCGCTCGCCGACACGATCGGTGGCCAGGTCCAGATGATGATCGCGACGCTGCCAGCGGCATCCGGGCACATCCGGGCCGGCAAGCTGCGCGCGCTCGGCATGTCGGGCGTGAAGCGTTCGCCCGCGTTTCCCGAGATCCCGACCATCGCCGAGTCCGGCGTGCCGAAGTACGACTACGACACCTGGTACGGCATCTTCGGGCCGGCCTCGCTGCCGCGCACGATGGTGACCTGGCTCAACCAGACGCTGAACCGGGTGCTGGTCGAACCCGACCTGCGCAAGCGGCTGGCCGACAGCGGCCTGGAGGTCGAGACCAGCACGCCGGAACAGATGCAGAAGACCGTGGTCGAGGACATGGCCCGCTGGGGCAAGGTGATCCGCGAAGCGAACATCCGCATCGATTGA
- a CDS encoding tripartite tricarboxylate transporter substrate binding protein, protein MYTPRIQRRKAILASGAIAALTAIGSAATPALAQSQASNWPQRPVRVIVPNGPGASSDQLARVLAMKLGEAVGQQFVVDNRPGAGGIIGMEITARAVPDGYTLMATSTANHVIAPQLHRKLGFDVFKDFEPIMLYGTTQNVLVVHPSMPAKTAQELLALLRANPGKYNMASAGSGAQSHLAGVQLMLAARTDATHVPYKGGGASVAAVIANESQFTFTPIAATIPHIRSGQLRALATAGAARSTQLPDLPTLGEAALPGFQSTGWVGMMTPRGTPKAVNERLYSLMMQVMKQADTRELIVRAGADPVTSTPEEFGKFIRSEYESFRAAVKAAKLVAE, encoded by the coding sequence ATGTACACCCCGCGTATCCAGCGCCGCAAGGCGATCCTCGCCAGCGGCGCCATCGCCGCGCTGACCGCAATCGGTTCAGCCGCCACGCCAGCCCTGGCCCAGTCCCAGGCATCCAACTGGCCGCAGCGTCCGGTTCGGGTGATCGTACCCAACGGACCAGGTGCATCGAGCGACCAGCTGGCCCGCGTGCTGGCGATGAAACTGGGCGAAGCGGTCGGCCAGCAGTTCGTCGTGGACAACCGCCCGGGCGCCGGCGGCATCATCGGCATGGAGATCACCGCGCGCGCCGTGCCGGACGGCTACACGCTGATGGCGACCTCGACCGCGAACCACGTGATCGCCCCCCAGTTGCACCGCAAGCTCGGGTTCGACGTGTTCAAGGATTTCGAGCCGATCATGCTGTACGGCACGACGCAGAACGTCCTGGTCGTGCATCCATCGATGCCGGCGAAGACGGCGCAGGAACTGCTCGCGCTGCTCAGGGCCAACCCGGGCAAGTACAACATGGCCTCGGCAGGCTCCGGTGCGCAGAGCCACCTTGCAGGCGTGCAGTTGATGCTGGCGGCGCGCACCGACGCGACCCACGTACCCTACAAGGGGGGCGGCGCATCTGTCGCAGCGGTGATCGCCAACGAATCGCAGTTCACCTTCACGCCGATCGCGGCCACCATCCCGCACATCCGCTCCGGGCAGTTGCGCGCACTGGCCACTGCCGGCGCTGCACGCAGCACCCAGTTGCCCGACCTGCCGACACTGGGCGAAGCGGCGCTACCCGGCTTCCAGTCGACCGGCTGGGTCGGCATGATGACTCCGCGCGGCACGCCCAAGGCGGTGAACGAACGGCTCTATTCGCTGATGATGCAGGTGATGAAGCAGGCCGATACCCGCGAGCTGATCGTGCGCGCCGGTGCCGACCCGGTCACCAGCACGCCGGAGGAGTTCGGCAAGTTCATCCGATCGGAGTACGAGAGCTTCCGTGCGGCCGTGAAGGCGGCGAAGCTGGTCGCGGAGTAA
- a CDS encoding tripartite tricarboxylate transporter substrate binding protein, whose translation MHSTVALAAACVAAAGSAWAQAWPAKPVRIVVPTTPGGSADTLTRVLATRMTESLGQQIVVENRAGSAAIVGTEAVARATPDGYTLLMAWGSHVINPGLYGKLPYDTLKDFTPIVQVAVQPLMVMVHPSLPAKTLQAFIAFAKKQPGRITYATAGTGSGGHLAGELFASVAGFRWTPVPYKGIQPAMTDLIGGHVDAATGTMVAGISHVRSGKLRGLAVTSLKRSSGAPDIPTMAESGLPGFEVYTSYYLLGPAGTPRTVVDRMNAEVVKALQHPEVKERLARDGADGIGGTPEQLQAHLMSEIARWTKVIRQAGVKVD comes from the coding sequence TTGCACAGTACTGTCGCGCTTGCCGCCGCCTGTGTGGCTGCGGCGGGCAGTGCCTGGGCGCAGGCCTGGCCGGCGAAGCCGGTGCGCATCGTTGTCCCGACGACGCCGGGCGGCTCCGCCGACACGCTGACCCGGGTGCTCGCCACGCGAATGACCGAGTCGCTCGGCCAGCAGATCGTCGTCGAGAACCGCGCCGGATCGGCGGCGATCGTGGGCACCGAAGCGGTCGCACGCGCCACGCCCGACGGCTACACGCTGCTGATGGCCTGGGGCAGTCACGTGATCAACCCCGGGCTGTACGGCAAGCTGCCCTACGACACGCTGAAGGACTTCACCCCGATCGTGCAGGTTGCGGTGCAGCCGCTGATGGTCATGGTGCATCCGTCACTGCCGGCGAAGACGCTGCAGGCGTTCATCGCCTTCGCGAAGAAGCAGCCCGGCCGCATCACCTATGCGACCGCCGGCACCGGCAGCGGCGGTCACCTCGCCGGCGAACTGTTCGCCAGCGTGGCCGGCTTCCGCTGGACGCCGGTGCCCTACAAGGGCATCCAGCCGGCGATGACCGACCTCATCGGCGGCCATGTCGACGCCGCCACCGGTACGATGGTGGCGGGGATCTCTCACGTGCGCAGCGGCAAGCTGCGCGGCCTCGCCGTGACCAGCCTGAAACGCTCGTCCGGCGCACCGGACATCCCGACGATGGCCGAGAGCGGCCTGCCGGGGTTCGAGGTCTACACCTCGTACTATCTGCTCGGCCCGGCCGGCACGCCGCGCACGGTGGTCGACCGGATGAACGCGGAAGTGGTGAAGGCCCTGCAGCATCCCGAAGTGAAGGAACGGCTGGCCCGCGACGGCGCCGACGGTATCGGCGGCACGCCCGAGCAGCTGCAGGCGCACCTGATGTCCGAGATCGCACGCTGGACGAAGGTGATCCGTCAGGCGGGCGTGAAGGTCGATTGA
- a CDS encoding tripartite tricarboxylate transporter substrate binding protein, with translation MKKPGLRTAVRTSSRRQCARQVFAGLLLGSALPGLIAAQTAVAQTGFPAKPIRIVVPAVPGGGTDILARLLSPRLTEIFGQSVVVENRGGAFTNIGTEFVARSPADGYTVLIASTPHAINPTLLPKLPFDPINDFTMISQLALTQNVLVVHPSLPVTSVKQFIALARARPGALTAGTSGGNSAYLAVEMLRSMAKIDIVNVAYKGAGQALNDTVAGHVQFQFNTVLAAMPFIQNGRLRAIGTSGFKRAGSLPDVPAVAETVPGFESSGWYALMGPAGIPRDVALRLHDGFARALRIPDVTRRLSEMGVDVVAGTPDELTRLMPLEIKKWGAVVRSSGAKAE, from the coding sequence ATGAAGAAGCCGGGCCTCCGCACCGCTGTTCGCACATCCAGCCGACGCCAGTGCGCGCGCCAGGTTTTCGCCGGCCTGCTGCTCGGCTCAGCGTTGCCGGGGCTGATCGCAGCACAGACCGCCGTCGCGCAGACAGGCTTCCCCGCGAAACCCATCCGGATCGTGGTGCCGGCGGTACCCGGCGGTGGCACCGACATCCTGGCGCGCCTGCTGAGCCCGCGACTGACCGAGATCTTCGGCCAGAGCGTCGTCGTCGAGAACCGCGGCGGCGCCTTCACCAACATCGGCACCGAGTTCGTCGCCCGGTCGCCCGCGGATGGCTACACGGTGCTGATCGCGAGCACCCCGCACGCGATCAACCCGACGCTGCTGCCGAAGCTGCCGTTCGATCCGATCAACGACTTCACCATGATCAGCCAGCTCGCGCTGACGCAGAACGTGCTGGTGGTGCATCCGTCGCTGCCGGTGACCAGCGTGAAGCAGTTCATCGCGCTCGCCCGGGCCCGGCCGGGGGCCCTGACCGCCGGTACCTCCGGCGGCAACTCGGCCTATCTTGCGGTAGAGATGCTGAGGTCGATGGCGAAGATCGACATCGTCAACGTCGCCTACAAGGGCGCAGGCCAGGCGCTGAACGACACCGTGGCCGGCCATGTACAGTTCCAGTTCAACACGGTGCTCGCCGCGATGCCGTTCATCCAGAACGGACGCCTGCGCGCGATCGGTACTTCCGGCTTCAAGCGCGCCGGTTCCCTGCCCGACGTCCCGGCGGTGGCGGAGACCGTCCCCGGGTTCGAGTCGAGCGGCTGGTACGCACTGATGGGGCCGGCCGGCATCCCGCGCGACGTCGCCCTGAGGCTCCATGACGGTTTCGCCAGGGCGCTGCGTATTCCCGACGTCACCAGGAGGCTGTCCGAGATGGGCGTCGACGTGGTCGCGGGCACACCCGATGAACTGACCCGGCTGATGCCGCTGGAGATAAAGAAGTGGGGAGCCGTGGTGAGGAGTTCGGGGGCGAAGGCCGAATAG
- a CDS encoding isocitrate/isopropylmalate dehydrogenase family protein: MLTLAVLEGDDIGREVVPECVKVMREAAAAVDLQIDWKPMPISRAGHAAAGHTVPPGTLETLATYDGWVLGPIGHREYPKGDPTWLNPHPLFRTHFGLFANYKPFRSYPNLPSVHKDIDLLFLRETTEGFKVDGNLFMGYGEFMPTEDSAIGICVTTKLKSRLIAEAAFEAAARRPRRKVTAVHKNTVYRYGDGLFADECRKVAARFPEVEFEEVIVDTFAMRLVMKPQQYDTIVTTNLYGDILTDEAAGLVGGLGLAPGVNASETLAMAQATHGSAPDIAGRGIANPYAMIMSGKLLFEWLAGKRSEPKAARAAGLIEAAMSAVIAEAAQLTPDLGGSASTQAMGDAVARAIGTA; encoded by the coding sequence ATGCTCACACTGGCAGTACTCGAAGGCGACGATATCGGGCGCGAGGTCGTGCCCGAATGCGTGAAGGTGATGCGCGAGGCTGCGGCCGCAGTCGACCTGCAGATCGACTGGAAGCCGATGCCGATCTCGCGCGCCGGGCATGCGGCCGCCGGGCACACCGTCCCGCCGGGTACGCTCGAGACGCTGGCCACCTACGACGGCTGGGTCCTGGGCCCGATCGGCCACCGCGAGTACCCGAAGGGCGACCCGACCTGGCTCAACCCGCACCCGCTGTTCCGCACCCACTTCGGGCTGTTCGCCAACTACAAGCCGTTCCGCTCCTACCCGAACCTGCCTTCGGTGCACAAGGACATCGACCTGCTGTTCCTGCGCGAGACCACCGAGGGCTTCAAGGTCGATGGCAACCTGTTCATGGGCTACGGCGAGTTCATGCCGACAGAGGACAGCGCGATCGGCATCTGCGTCACCACGAAGCTCAAGAGCCGGCTGATCGCCGAGGCGGCGTTCGAGGCCGCTGCCCGGCGCCCGCGGCGCAAGGTGACGGCGGTGCACAAGAACACCGTGTACCGCTATGGTGACGGCCTGTTCGCCGACGAATGCCGGAAGGTCGCGGCGCGCTTCCCGGAGGTCGAGTTCGAGGAAGTCATCGTCGACACCTTCGCGATGAGGTTGGTGATGAAGCCGCAGCAGTACGACACGATCGTCACCACCAACCTGTACGGCGACATCCTGACAGACGAAGCGGCCGGGCTGGTCGGTGGCCTCGGCCTCGCGCCGGGCGTGAACGCAAGCGAGACGTTGGCGATGGCGCAGGCAACACATGGCTCGGCACCGGATATCGCAGGCCGCGGCATCGCCAACCCGTACGCGATGATCATGTCGGGCAAGCTGCTGTTCGAGTGGCTCGCGGGCAAGCGCAGCGAGCCGAAGGCTGCCCGGGCGGCCGGATTGATCGAAGCGGCAATGTCCGCAGTCATCGCAGAGGCCGCACAGCTCACACCGGATCTCGGGGGCAGCGCGAGCACCCAGGCGATGGGTGATGCGGTCGCCCGCGCGATCGGCACCGCCTGA